In the Cheilinus undulatus linkage group 19, ASM1832078v1, whole genome shotgun sequence genome, one interval contains:
- the LOC121527213 gene encoding lethal(3)malignant brain tumor-like protein 4 isoform X2 — protein sequence MKNKVSSNQVSVKRRSWSWQQYLNEQKAEAAPLSLFTQAQSFPSRKIAFKVGMKLEGVDPLHPSMFCVLTVAEVIGWRLRLHIDGYSECYDFWENADSAHIRPAGWCKDNNHKLHPPKGQSEAEFDWPSYLQSTGSEAAPPTLFTRGTASCSFTMGMKLEAVDRKNPGLVCVASVADVIDDHFLVHFDNWDDTYDYWCDSSSPYIHPVGWCEEQGRPLTAPQGHPRPEHFVWDEYLQETGSTAAPSSAFTLRDPHSFQVNHRLEAVDRRNPMLIRVATVTDTEDYRVKVHYDGWEEQFDVWCDSDLSDLHPVGWCQRTGHPLELPPGCPSLSPPSQGVCPTTGCRGVGHIRGAKYSGHHSAFGCPYSDINMRKEAVLPDRLGGERVITLVPVTQYHHGNQSDSVQEKSEDVDSPLLPLGKRRRMTDRVPQPTKLLRVKQEEEELHLGALSPESSLQAALHQSVFLSAMSPQPGRDLSLCWEQHRKLLPGVAGVHAETVQQWSVQQVSDFVESLPGCEDQAKHFRDEQIDGRAFLLLTQRDIVRIMSIKLGPALKIYNSILMFKHAEEKNQSDAKEMNQSNAEAENQSDVGERNQSQTEDKNQSAAEKKNQSGVGKDSQSLTEDENQSNAGEENQSDAKDKNQSGEGKESQLDISETNQSNADNRNQSHAGEMSQSQAANTTPESCSL from the exons ATGAAGAACAAAGTCAGCAGTAACCAAG TCAGCGTGAAGCGGCGGTCGTGGTCGTGGCAGCAGTACCTGAACGAACAGAAAGCTGAAGCCGCTCCTCTCTCGCTGTTCACCCAG GCCCAGTCCTTTCCCAGTAGGAAAATAGCTTTTAAAGTGGGGATGAAGCTAGAAGGTGTGGACCCTCTCCACCCCTCCATGTTCTGTGTGCTGACAGTCGCAGag GTGATTGGCTGGAGGTTGCGTCTCCACATTGATGGGTACTCAGAGTGCTATGACTTCTGGGAAAACGCTGACTCCGCCCACATCAGACCAGCTGGCTGGTGTAAAGATAACAACCATAAGCTCCACCCACCCAAAG GTCAAAGCGAGGCAGAATTTGATTGGCCGAGCTACCTTCAGTCCACTGGCTCTGAGGCTGCTCCGCCCACTCTGTTCACCAGAGGCACTGCG agctGTAGCTTCACCATGGGGATGAAGTTGGAAGCGGTCGACAGGAAGAACCCCGGACTGGTCTGCGTGGCCTCGGTTGCCGATGTCATCGATGACCACTTCCTGGTTCACTTTGATAACTGGGACGACACGTACGACTACTG GTGTGACAGCAGCAGTCCGTACATCCATCCTGTTGGCTGGTGTGAAGAGCAGGGGCGCCCCCTGACTGCTCCACAGG GTCATCCAAGGCCAGAGCACTTTGTGTGGGACGAGTATCTGCAGGAAACTGGTTCAACTGCTGCTCCCAGTTCAGCTTTCACACTG agggacCCTCACAGTTTCCAGGTGAACCACAGACTGGAGGCCGTTGACAGGAGGAATCCCATGTTAATCCGTGTTGCCACAGTAACAGATACAGAGGACTACAGGGTGAAG GTCCACTATGACGGCTGGGAGGAGCAGTTCGACGTCTGGTGTGACAGCGACCTCAGCGACCTCCATCCTGTTGGCTGGTGTCAACGCACAGGACACCCTCTGGAACTGCCGCCAG GCTGCCCCTCCCTGTCCCCCCCGTCTCAGGGCGTCTGTCCGACCACCGGCTGCAGAGGAGTCGGTCACATCAGAGGAGCCAAATACAGCGGACACCACAG TGCCTTTGGCTGTCCCTACTCGGACATAAATATGCGTAAGGAGGCAGTGCTTCCTGATCGGTTAGGAGGAGAGAGGGTCATCACCCTTGTACCTGTGACACAGTATCACCATGGCAACCAGTCCGACAG TGTTCAGGAGAAGTCGGAGGACGTTGACTCACCTCTGCTGCCTCTGGggaagagaagaagaatgaCAGacag AGTGCCTCAACCAACCAAATTACTGCGTGtgaaacaggaggaggaggagcttcACCTAGGAGCCCTCAGCCCAG AGTCCAGTCTCCAGGCTGCCCTGCATCAGTCCGTCTTCCTGTCTGCCATGTCGCCGCAGCCTGGTCGTGACCTGTCACTCTGCTGGGAGCAACACCGCAAACTCCTGCCAGGAGTCGCCGGAGTCCATGCCGAGACCGTCCAACAGTGGAGCGTCCAACAG GTGTCTGACTTCGTGGAGTCTCTTCCCGGCTGTGAGGATCAGGCCAAACACTTCAGAGACGAG CAAATTGATGGGCGGGCCTTCCTCCTACTCACCCAAAGAGACATCGTCAGGATCATGTCCATCAAACTTGGTCCTGCCCTCAAAATCTACAACTCCATCCTGATGTTCAAACATGCCGAGGAAAAGAACCAATCGGACGCTAAGGAGATGAACCAATCAAATGCTGAAGCTGAGAACCAATCAGATGTTGGGGAAAGGAATCAGTCACAGACTGAGGACAAGAACCAATCAGCTGCTGAGAAAAAGAACCAATCAGGTGTAGGGAAAGACAGCCAGTCCCTAACTGAAGATGAAAACCAATCAAATGCTGGGGAAGAGAACCAATCAGACGCTAAAGACAAGAACCAATCAGGGGAAGGGAAAGAGAGCCAGTTAGATATTTCAGAAACAAACCAATCAAATGCTGACAACAGGAACCAATCACATGCTGGGGAAATGAGCCAATCACAAGCTGCAAATACTACACCTGAAAGCTGCAGcttatga
- the LOC121527213 gene encoding lethal(3)malignant brain tumor-like protein 4 isoform X1 encodes MKNKVSSNQVSVKRRSWSWQQYLNEQKAEAAPLSLFTQAQSFPSRKIAFKVGMKLEGVDPLHPSMFCVLTVAEVIGWRLRLHIDGYSECYDFWENADSAHIRPAGWCKDNNHKLHPPKGQSEAEFDWPSYLQSTGSEAAPPTLFTRGTASCSFTMGMKLEAVDRKNPGLVCVASVADVIDDHFLVHFDNWDDTYDYWCDSSSPYIHPVGWCEEQGRPLTAPQGHPRPEHFVWDEYLQETGSTAAPSSAFTLRDPHSFQVNHRLEAVDRRNPMLIRVATVTDTEDYRVKVHYDGWEEQFDVWCDSDLSDLHPVGWCQRTGHPLELPPGCPSLSPPSQGVCPTTGCRGVGHIRGAKYSGHHSAFGCPYSDINMRKEAVLPDRLGGERVITLVPVTQYHHGNQSDSVQEKSEDVDSPLLPLGKRRRMTDRVPQPTKLLRVKQEEEELHLGALSPAESSLQAALHQSVFLSAMSPQPGRDLSLCWEQHRKLLPGVAGVHAETVQQWSVQQVSDFVESLPGCEDQAKHFRDEQIDGRAFLLLTQRDIVRIMSIKLGPALKIYNSILMFKHAEEKNQSDAKEMNQSNAEAENQSDVGERNQSQTEDKNQSAAEKKNQSGVGKDSQSLTEDENQSNAGEENQSDAKDKNQSGEGKESQLDISETNQSNADNRNQSHAGEMSQSQAANTTPESCSL; translated from the exons ATGAAGAACAAAGTCAGCAGTAACCAAG TCAGCGTGAAGCGGCGGTCGTGGTCGTGGCAGCAGTACCTGAACGAACAGAAAGCTGAAGCCGCTCCTCTCTCGCTGTTCACCCAG GCCCAGTCCTTTCCCAGTAGGAAAATAGCTTTTAAAGTGGGGATGAAGCTAGAAGGTGTGGACCCTCTCCACCCCTCCATGTTCTGTGTGCTGACAGTCGCAGag GTGATTGGCTGGAGGTTGCGTCTCCACATTGATGGGTACTCAGAGTGCTATGACTTCTGGGAAAACGCTGACTCCGCCCACATCAGACCAGCTGGCTGGTGTAAAGATAACAACCATAAGCTCCACCCACCCAAAG GTCAAAGCGAGGCAGAATTTGATTGGCCGAGCTACCTTCAGTCCACTGGCTCTGAGGCTGCTCCGCCCACTCTGTTCACCAGAGGCACTGCG agctGTAGCTTCACCATGGGGATGAAGTTGGAAGCGGTCGACAGGAAGAACCCCGGACTGGTCTGCGTGGCCTCGGTTGCCGATGTCATCGATGACCACTTCCTGGTTCACTTTGATAACTGGGACGACACGTACGACTACTG GTGTGACAGCAGCAGTCCGTACATCCATCCTGTTGGCTGGTGTGAAGAGCAGGGGCGCCCCCTGACTGCTCCACAGG GTCATCCAAGGCCAGAGCACTTTGTGTGGGACGAGTATCTGCAGGAAACTGGTTCAACTGCTGCTCCCAGTTCAGCTTTCACACTG agggacCCTCACAGTTTCCAGGTGAACCACAGACTGGAGGCCGTTGACAGGAGGAATCCCATGTTAATCCGTGTTGCCACAGTAACAGATACAGAGGACTACAGGGTGAAG GTCCACTATGACGGCTGGGAGGAGCAGTTCGACGTCTGGTGTGACAGCGACCTCAGCGACCTCCATCCTGTTGGCTGGTGTCAACGCACAGGACACCCTCTGGAACTGCCGCCAG GCTGCCCCTCCCTGTCCCCCCCGTCTCAGGGCGTCTGTCCGACCACCGGCTGCAGAGGAGTCGGTCACATCAGAGGAGCCAAATACAGCGGACACCACAG TGCCTTTGGCTGTCCCTACTCGGACATAAATATGCGTAAGGAGGCAGTGCTTCCTGATCGGTTAGGAGGAGAGAGGGTCATCACCCTTGTACCTGTGACACAGTATCACCATGGCAACCAGTCCGACAG TGTTCAGGAGAAGTCGGAGGACGTTGACTCACCTCTGCTGCCTCTGGggaagagaagaagaatgaCAGacag AGTGCCTCAACCAACCAAATTACTGCGTGtgaaacaggaggaggaggagcttcACCTAGGAGCCCTCAGCCCAG CAGAGTCCAGTCTCCAGGCTGCCCTGCATCAGTCCGTCTTCCTGTCTGCCATGTCGCCGCAGCCTGGTCGTGACCTGTCACTCTGCTGGGAGCAACACCGCAAACTCCTGCCAGGAGTCGCCGGAGTCCATGCCGAGACCGTCCAACAGTGGAGCGTCCAACAG GTGTCTGACTTCGTGGAGTCTCTTCCCGGCTGTGAGGATCAGGCCAAACACTTCAGAGACGAG CAAATTGATGGGCGGGCCTTCCTCCTACTCACCCAAAGAGACATCGTCAGGATCATGTCCATCAAACTTGGTCCTGCCCTCAAAATCTACAACTCCATCCTGATGTTCAAACATGCCGAGGAAAAGAACCAATCGGACGCTAAGGAGATGAACCAATCAAATGCTGAAGCTGAGAACCAATCAGATGTTGGGGAAAGGAATCAGTCACAGACTGAGGACAAGAACCAATCAGCTGCTGAGAAAAAGAACCAATCAGGTGTAGGGAAAGACAGCCAGTCCCTAACTGAAGATGAAAACCAATCAAATGCTGGGGAAGAGAACCAATCAGACGCTAAAGACAAGAACCAATCAGGGGAAGGGAAAGAGAGCCAGTTAGATATTTCAGAAACAAACCAATCAAATGCTGACAACAGGAACCAATCACATGCTGGGGAAATGAGCCAATCACAAGCTGCAAATACTACACCTGAAAGCTGCAGcttatga
- the LOC121527213 gene encoding lethal(3)malignant brain tumor-like protein 4 isoform X3: MGTQSAMTSGKTLTPPTSDQLAGVKITTISSTHPKSCSFTMGMKLEAVDRKNPGLVCVASVADVIDDHFLVHFDNWDDTYDYWCDSSSPYIHPVGWCEEQGRPLTAPQGHPRPEHFVWDEYLQETGSTAAPSSAFTLRDPHSFQVNHRLEAVDRRNPMLIRVATVTDTEDYRVKVHYDGWEEQFDVWCDSDLSDLHPVGWCQRTGHPLELPPGCPSLSPPSQGVCPTTGCRGVGHIRGAKYSGHHSAFGCPYSDINMRKEAVLPDRLGGERVITLVPVTQYHHGNQSDSVQEKSEDVDSPLLPLGKRRRMTDRVPQPTKLLRVKQEEEELHLGALSPAESSLQAALHQSVFLSAMSPQPGRDLSLCWEQHRKLLPGVAGVHAETVQQWSVQQVSDFVESLPGCEDQAKHFRDEQIDGRAFLLLTQRDIVRIMSIKLGPALKIYNSILMFKHAEEKNQSDAKEMNQSNAEAENQSDVGERNQSQTEDKNQSAAEKKNQSGVGKDSQSLTEDENQSNAGEENQSDAKDKNQSGEGKESQLDISETNQSNADNRNQSHAGEMSQSQAANTTPESCSL; the protein is encoded by the exons ATGGGTACTCAGAGTGCTATGACTTCTGGGAAAACGCTGACTCCGCCCACATCAGACCAGCTGGCTGGTGTAAAGATAACAACCATAAGCTCCACCCACCCAAAG agctGTAGCTTCACCATGGGGATGAAGTTGGAAGCGGTCGACAGGAAGAACCCCGGACTGGTCTGCGTGGCCTCGGTTGCCGATGTCATCGATGACCACTTCCTGGTTCACTTTGATAACTGGGACGACACGTACGACTACTG GTGTGACAGCAGCAGTCCGTACATCCATCCTGTTGGCTGGTGTGAAGAGCAGGGGCGCCCCCTGACTGCTCCACAGG GTCATCCAAGGCCAGAGCACTTTGTGTGGGACGAGTATCTGCAGGAAACTGGTTCAACTGCTGCTCCCAGTTCAGCTTTCACACTG agggacCCTCACAGTTTCCAGGTGAACCACAGACTGGAGGCCGTTGACAGGAGGAATCCCATGTTAATCCGTGTTGCCACAGTAACAGATACAGAGGACTACAGGGTGAAG GTCCACTATGACGGCTGGGAGGAGCAGTTCGACGTCTGGTGTGACAGCGACCTCAGCGACCTCCATCCTGTTGGCTGGTGTCAACGCACAGGACACCCTCTGGAACTGCCGCCAG GCTGCCCCTCCCTGTCCCCCCCGTCTCAGGGCGTCTGTCCGACCACCGGCTGCAGAGGAGTCGGTCACATCAGAGGAGCCAAATACAGCGGACACCACAG TGCCTTTGGCTGTCCCTACTCGGACATAAATATGCGTAAGGAGGCAGTGCTTCCTGATCGGTTAGGAGGAGAGAGGGTCATCACCCTTGTACCTGTGACACAGTATCACCATGGCAACCAGTCCGACAG TGTTCAGGAGAAGTCGGAGGACGTTGACTCACCTCTGCTGCCTCTGGggaagagaagaagaatgaCAGacag AGTGCCTCAACCAACCAAATTACTGCGTGtgaaacaggaggaggaggagcttcACCTAGGAGCCCTCAGCCCAG CAGAGTCCAGTCTCCAGGCTGCCCTGCATCAGTCCGTCTTCCTGTCTGCCATGTCGCCGCAGCCTGGTCGTGACCTGTCACTCTGCTGGGAGCAACACCGCAAACTCCTGCCAGGAGTCGCCGGAGTCCATGCCGAGACCGTCCAACAGTGGAGCGTCCAACAG GTGTCTGACTTCGTGGAGTCTCTTCCCGGCTGTGAGGATCAGGCCAAACACTTCAGAGACGAG CAAATTGATGGGCGGGCCTTCCTCCTACTCACCCAAAGAGACATCGTCAGGATCATGTCCATCAAACTTGGTCCTGCCCTCAAAATCTACAACTCCATCCTGATGTTCAAACATGCCGAGGAAAAGAACCAATCGGACGCTAAGGAGATGAACCAATCAAATGCTGAAGCTGAGAACCAATCAGATGTTGGGGAAAGGAATCAGTCACAGACTGAGGACAAGAACCAATCAGCTGCTGAGAAAAAGAACCAATCAGGTGTAGGGAAAGACAGCCAGTCCCTAACTGAAGATGAAAACCAATCAAATGCTGGGGAAGAGAACCAATCAGACGCTAAAGACAAGAACCAATCAGGGGAAGGGAAAGAGAGCCAGTTAGATATTTCAGAAACAAACCAATCAAATGCTGACAACAGGAACCAATCACATGCTGGGGAAATGAGCCAATCACAAGCTGCAAATACTACACCTGAAAGCTGCAGcttatga